One region of Streptomyces subrutilus genomic DNA includes:
- a CDS encoding electron transfer flavoprotein subunit beta/FixA family protein translates to MSLRIVVCVKYVPDATGDRQFTEDLTVNRDDVDGLLSELDEYAVEQALQIADEADDAEITVLTVGPEDAKDALRKALSMGADKAIHVEDDDLHGTDVMGTSLVLAKAIEKAGYDLVITGMASTDGTMGVLPAILAERLGVPQVTLLSEVKVEDGTVTGRRDGDTASEQLEASLPALVSVTDQSGEARYPSFKGIMAAKKKPVESWDLEDLEIEADEVGLEGSWTKVDSAAQRPARTAGTIVKDEGEGGKQLAEFLAGQKFI, encoded by the coding sequence GTGAGCCTGAGGATCGTTGTCTGTGTGAAGTACGTGCCCGACGCCACCGGCGACCGGCAGTTCACCGAGGACCTGACCGTCAACCGTGACGACGTCGACGGCCTGCTGTCGGAGCTCGACGAGTACGCCGTCGAGCAGGCGCTGCAGATCGCCGACGAGGCCGACGACGCGGAGATCACCGTCCTGACGGTGGGCCCCGAGGACGCCAAGGACGCGCTGCGCAAGGCGCTGTCGATGGGCGCCGACAAGGCCATCCACGTCGAGGACGACGACCTGCACGGCACCGACGTCATGGGCACCTCGCTGGTGCTCGCCAAGGCCATCGAGAAGGCCGGTTACGACCTGGTCATCACCGGTATGGCCTCGACGGACGGCACCATGGGCGTGCTCCCGGCGATCCTGGCCGAGCGCCTGGGCGTCCCGCAGGTCACCCTGCTCTCCGAGGTCAAGGTCGAGGACGGCACCGTGACCGGCCGCCGCGACGGCGACACCGCGAGCGAGCAGCTGGAGGCCTCCCTCCCGGCGCTCGTCTCGGTGACGGACCAGTCGGGCGAGGCCCGCTACCCGTCCTTCAAGGGCATCATGGCCGCCAAGAAGAAGCCGGTGGAGTCCTGGGACCTGGAGGACCTGGAGATCGAGGCCGACGAGGTCGGCCTGGAAGGCTCCTGGACCAAGGTCGACTCCGCGGCCCAGCGTCCGGCCCGCACCGCCGGCACGATCGTCAAGGACGAG
- a CDS encoding flavin reductase family protein: MTAPAAPTTPSLRPAGHPGSPDLLRSVFRRHAAGVAVITAETCGRPAGFTATSLNSVSADPPLLSFTIGTGSSSWPAVRDSDHLGVHILGEHQRELAGLFARSGADRFGTSTGWSTGPHGVPVLDDVLAWLVCRVVARVPAGEHRVIIAEAVAGDPAGEGRPLLYHQGRFNALRD; the protein is encoded by the coding sequence ATGACCGCTCCTGCGGCCCCGACCACCCCGTCCCTCCGGCCCGCCGGACACCCCGGCTCGCCCGACCTCCTGCGCTCCGTGTTCCGCCGGCACGCCGCCGGGGTCGCGGTGATCACCGCCGAGACCTGCGGGCGCCCGGCGGGCTTCACCGCCACCTCGCTCAACTCCGTCTCCGCGGACCCGCCGCTGCTCTCCTTCACCATCGGCACCGGGTCCTCCAGCTGGCCCGCGGTGCGCGACAGCGACCACCTCGGCGTCCACATACTGGGGGAGCACCAGCGGGAGCTCGCGGGCCTCTTCGCCCGGAGCGGCGCGGACCGTTTCGGCACGTCCACCGGCTGGAGCACGGGCCCGCACGGGGTTCCCGTACTGGACGACGTGCTCGCGTGGCTGGTGTGCCGGGTGGTGGCGAGGGTGCCCGCGGGCGAGCACCGTGTGATCATCGCCGAGGCGGTTGCGGGGGATCCGGCCGGAGAAGGTCGCCCCCTGCTCTACCACCAAGGTCGCTTCAACGCGCTGCGCGACTGA
- a CDS encoding TlpA family protein disulfide reductase has protein sequence MRGQDDERHGGRGGGRGPLGAAELGAEPGERASLVQFSSAFCQPCRATRRILAEVAGMVEGVAHIEIDAEDRLELVRSLGIEKTPTVLVLDAAGRIVRRAAGMPRKADVIAALGAAV, from the coding sequence GTGCGCGGGCAGGACGACGAGCGGCACGGCGGCCGGGGCGGCGGCCGGGGCCCGCTGGGCGCCGCGGAGCTGGGCGCGGAGCCCGGGGAGCGGGCCAGCCTGGTGCAGTTCTCCAGCGCCTTCTGCCAGCCCTGCCGGGCCACGCGGCGGATCCTCGCCGAGGTCGCGGGGATGGTCGAGGGAGTCGCGCACATCGAGATCGACGCCGAGGACCGGCTCGAACTGGTCCGATCGCTGGGCATCGAGAAGACCCCGACCGTGCTGGTCCTGGACGCGGCGGGCCGGATCGTGCGGCGAGCGGCCGGCATGCCGCGCAAGGCCGACGTGATCGCGGCCCTGGGCGCCGCCGTATGA